In Juglans microcarpa x Juglans regia isolate MS1-56 chromosome 7D, Jm3101_v1.0, whole genome shotgun sequence, the following are encoded in one genomic region:
- the LOC121239667 gene encoding ras-related protein RABE1c-like — MAAPPARARADYDYLIKLLLIGDSGVGKSCLLLRFSDGSFTTSFITTIGIDFKIRTIELDGKRIKLQIWDTAGQERFRTITTAYYRGAMGILLVYDVTDESSFNNIRNWIRNIEQHASDNVNKILVGNKADMDESKRAVPTSKGQALADEYGIKFFETSAKTNLNVEQVFFSIARDIKQRLADTDNRAEPTTIRINQADQAAGGGQSAQKSACCGS, encoded by the exons ATGGCTGCTCCACCGGCAAGGGCTCGGGCCGATTACGATTACCTCATAAAGCTCCTATTGATCGGTGACAGCG GTGTGGGTAAGAGTTGCCTTCTTTTACGATTCTCAGATGGTTCCTTCACGACTAGTTTCATCACCACCATTGG CATTGACTTTAAGATAAGAACTATTGAGCTTGATGGAAAACGAATCAAGCTGCAAATATGGGATACAGCTGGTCAGGAACGGTTCCGAACAATCACGaccg CTTACTATCGTGGAGCCATGGGCATTTTGCTGGTCTATGATGTGACTGATGAATCATCTTTCAACA ACATCAGAAATTGGATTCGCAACATTGAACAGCATGCTTCAGATAATGTTAACAAGATACTGGTTGGGAACAAGGCTGACATGGATGAAAGCAAGAGG gcTGTGCCTACTTCCAAGGGCCAAGCACTTGCTGACGAGTATGGTATCAAATTCTTTGAAACG AGTGCAAAGACAAATCTAAATGTGGAACAAGTTTTCTTTTCCATAGCAAGGGATATAAAGCAAAGGCTTGCAGACACCGACAATAGGGCTGAG CCTACGACCATTAGGATCAATCAAGCAGACCAGGCAGCCGGAGGTGGCCAATCTGCCCAAAAATCGGCTTGCTGTGGGTCTTAA